A region from the Lycium barbarum isolate Lr01 chromosome 8, ASM1917538v2, whole genome shotgun sequence genome encodes:
- the LOC132606906 gene encoding subtilisin-like protease SBT6.1, protein MPQTPQKSFFTLSFIPLLLVYTLIHFDSSLYPQVESEPFISSSPNDWQHHQKQLSDSRNYIVRFYHYRDADNHWSYLQDNLKFKGWHWIERKNAAARFPTDFGLVAINESVKEILLEKFIELNLVKDVSLDLSYQRKVLEEKSDKIGAFANGKKRPGKIFTAMSFSEGQNYAVANTSKLKIGWNRHLLMQKSQVTSLFVAHALWSKGITGAKVKMAIFDTGIRAGHLHFRNIKERTNWTNEDTLNDNVGHGTFVAGVIAGQDEECLGFAPDTEIYAFRVFTDAQVSYTSWFLDAFNYAIATNMDVLNLSIGGPDYLDLPFVEKVWELTANNIIMVSAVGNDGPLHGTLNNPADQSDVIGVGAIDYSDHMASFSSRGMSTWEIPHGYGRVKPDLVAYGREIMGSKTSTGCKRLSGTSVASPVVAGIVCLLVSIVTENKRQNILNPASVKQALVEGATKLSGPNLYEQGAGRVNLLESYEILKSYKPRASIFPGVLDYTDCPYSWPFCRQPLYAGAMPVIFNATILNGMGVIGYVENPPTWHPSNDEGNLLSIRFTYSDVIWPWSGYLALHMQIKEEGAQFSGEIEGNITVKIYSPPAVGEKSQRSSTCVLHLKLQVIPTPPRSVRILWDQFHSIKYPPGYIPIDSFDVRNDILDWHGDHLHTNFHLLFDMLRDAGYYIETLGSPLTCFDANQYGTLLLVDLEDEYFPEEIKKLRDDVINSGLGLAVFADWYNVDAMVKMRLFDGNTHSWWTPVTGGANVPALNDLLATFGIAFGDKILNGDFVLSSKQNRYASGTDILKFPRGGYLHSFPFLDRSESTATQNVIFPGTTKIDSPILGLVEVGGGRVAVYGDSNCVDSSHMVTDCYWLLKKILDFTSTNKKDPVLFSDSVRQNTPLYVDDKKLPSRRTDVNFSMYSSVVGKELICGRDSRFEVWGTKGYNLPARVKNRRLPAYPFDDLDRGLNSTVGTPVWLISDSAQKNGDSLENKYWSSFYKDDIDMPLLAASHWFVPAIVAIIGLMLLFWRMQKRGRRRRRSSTGRFTNL, encoded by the exons ATGCCACAAACTCCGCAAAAATCATTCTTCACCCTCTCTTTTATCCCCTTACTTTTGGTGTATACGCTCATCCACTTCGACTCATCTTTATACCCTCAAGTAGAGTCTGAGCCATTTATTTCTAGTAGCCCCAATGACTGGCAACATCACCAGAAGCAACTATCTGATAGCAGAAATTATATTGTTCGATTCTATCATTATAGGGATGCTGACAATCACTGGAGTTATCTTCAAGATAACTTGAAATTTAAGGGATGGCACTGGATTGAGAGGAAAAATGCAGCTGCCAGATTTCCTACTGACTTTGGATTGGTGGCAATCAATGAGTCGGTGAAAGAAATCTTGCTAGAAAAGTTCATAGAATTGAATCTTGTAAAAGACGTTTCATTGGATTTGAGCTATCAAAGGAAAGTTCTTGAAGAGAAGAGTGACAAAATTGGGGCTTTTGCCAATGGGAAGAAGAGGCCAGGGAAGATTTTTACTGCTATGTCCTTCAGTGAAGGTCAAAACTATGCGGTGGCCAACACTAGTAAATTGAAGATTGGCTGGAACAGACATCTATTGATGCAG AAATCTCAAGTCACATCCCTCTTTGTGGCACATGCACTTTGGTCAAAAGGGATTACTGGTGCTAAAGTCAAAATGGCAATTTTTGATACAGGCATTCGGGCTGGTCACCTGCATTTTCGAAATATCAAG GAGCGCACAAATTGGACCAATGAAGATACATTGAATGACAATGTAGGACATGGGACTTTTGTAGCTGGTGTCATTGCTGGTCAGGATGAAGAATGCCTCGGTTTTGCTCCCGACACAGAGATCTATGCTTTCCGTGTATTTACAGATGCACAG GTCTCTTACACGTCGTGGTTTCTTGATGCATTTAATTATGCAATTGCAACCAACATGGATGTTCTGAATTTGAGCATAGGTGGACCTGATTATTTGGACCTCCCTTTTGTGGAGAAG GTTTGGGAGCTTACAGCAAATAACATTATCATGGTTTCTGCTGTCGGAAATGATGGACCACTTCATGGTACTCTAAACAATCCTGCAGATCAAAGTGATGTTATTGGTGTTGGTGCTATTGATTATAGTGATCATATGGCCTCATTTTCTTCACGTGGCATGAGTACCTGGGAGATTCCGCATGG TTATGGTCGTGTGAAGCCAGACCTTGTTGCTTATGGACGTGAGATTATGGGATCCAAAACTAGCACAGGTTGTAAAAGATTATCTGGCACAAGCGTGGCCAGTCCTGTGGTTGCTGGTATAGTTTGCCTCCTTGTTAGCATCGTAACTGAGAACAAGCGACAGAACATTCTAAATCCAGCCAGCGTCAAACAAGCGCTGGTTGAGGGGGCGACAAAGCTTTCTGGTCCCAACTTATATGAGCAGGGTGCTGGCAGGGTTAACTT GTTGGAGTCCTATGAAATTTTAAAGAGCTATAAACCTCGAGCAAGCATCTTTCCCGGTGTTCTTGATTACACTGATTGCCCTTACTCTTGGCCATTTTGCCGTCAACCACTTTATGCGGGTGCAATGCCAGTTATATTTAATGCCACTATTTTAAATGGAATGGGTGTAATTGGTTATGTTGAGAACCCACCTACATGGCATCCTTCTAATGACGAAGGTAACCTTCTTAGCATCCGTTTTACTTATTCAGATGTCATTTGGCCTTGGAGTGGTTATCTAGCACTACACATGCAAATCAAAGAAGAAGGAGCTCAGTTTTCAGGAGAAATTGAAGGCAATATAACTGTCAAAATCTACAGCCCACCAGCTGTAGGCGAAAAGAGTCAGCGAAGTAGCACCTGTGTCCTGCACCTGAAACTGCAAGTGATTCCTACACCGCCAAGATCTGTACGGATATTATGGGATCAATTTCACAGTATCAAGTATCCACCTGGTTATATTCCGATAGACTCCTTTGATGTTAGGAATGACATCCTTGACTGGCATGGTGATCACCTGCATACAAACTTCCATTTACTGTTTGACATGCTAAGAGATGCTGGATACTATATCGAAACTCTTGGCTCCCCTCTCACGTGTTTTGATGCGAACCAGTATGGGACGCTTCTCCTGGTGGATCTCGAGGATGAGTACTTCCCTGAAGAGATAAAGAAGCTAAGGGATGATGTCATTAATTCAGGTCTTGGTCTGGCTGTATTTGCTGACTGGTATAATGTGGATGCAATGGTAAAGATGAGGTTATTTGATGGTAATACACATAGCTGGTGGACACCAGTCACGGGAGGCGCCAATGTTCCTGCTTTGAATGATCTTTTGGCTACCTTTGGGATTGCATTTGGTGATAAAATTCTAAATGGTGATTTTGTCCTCTCCAGTAAACAGAACCGTTATGCATCTGGGACTGATATTTTGAAGTTCCCGAGGGGTGGATACTTGCACAGCTTTCCATTCCTGGATAGATCAGAGAGCACGGCCACTCAGAATGTCATATTTCCTGGCACGACGAAG ATAGATTCACCTATTCTTGGTCTTGTGGAGGTTGGTGGGGGTCGAGTTGCAGTATATGGGGACTCTAACTGTGTGGACAGCAGCCATATGGTTACCGATTGTTATTGGCTTCTGAAGAAAATATTAGATTTTACTAGCACAAATAAAAAAGATCCTGTACTTTTCTCAGATTCAGTTAGACAAAATACACCATTATATGTTGACGACAAGAAGTTACCATCACGCAGAACAGACGTGAATTTTTCTATGTATTCTAGTGTTGTTGGAAAGGAGTTGATTTGCGGGCGTGACTCAAGATTTGAAGTATGGGGAACAAAGGGTTACAATTTACCGGCCAGGGTAAAGAACCGCAGATTGCCCGCCTATCCTTTCGATGACTTGGATAGAGGTCTTAATTCTACTGTTGGAACACCAGTTTGGTTAATATCTGATTCAGCACAGAAGAATGGTGACTCCCTTGAGAACAAGTACTGGAGTTCATTTTACAAAGATGAT ATTGACATGCCTCTACTAGCTGCTAGTCACTGGTTTGTGCCGGCAATTGTTGCCATAATTG GTCTAATGCTCTTATTCTGGCGCATGCAAAAGCGTGGCAGGAGGAGGAGAAGATCTAGCACAGGTCGTTTTACTAATTTATAG